In the Deltaproteobacteria bacterium genome, CTGATATCACCTACGGCTTGCAGACCAGCGTGAGACCATCGAGGTCGCGCATGAACGGGATCGGAGCCGTGTCTTGCGCCCGCGTGATCGTACGCACCAGTATGCGCCCGAGGAACTGACGCGTGCCGATCGTGCGGAGCGGCACACGGATCGCAAACGCGTCCGTGCACACGTTGGTTTCGGTCGATTCGATCGGCAGCGGCATCGTGGCACCCGTTTTCGGGTCGCGGAACTGCTGCAGCGCCTGGAATAGGCTGGTGTAGTTCGCTGGATCGCGGCTCGCGAACGGCAGCACGATGTCAATGCCACCGAAGGTCGTCTCGACCCCCGCTCGAACGCCCTGGGGTGTGCACATCGAGAGCTGGGGGTCGAGGTTGTTGACGCACACCGCGACGCGGAACTCGCAGGCAGCGGGATCGCTGCCATGATCGCACGTCGCATCGTTGTTCTTGCAAGACTGGGTGCTGTTCAGGCGCCCGCGCGGATCCAGGCGCGGCATATTGCCAGGGTTGACGACCGCCCACTCCAGCAGACAGGCCACCTTGTCGGTACTCGCAGCGGCATTGCCGGGGATCAGTTCATACGTGCAGGTGCTGCTGCAGCCGTCGCCATTCGTCAGATTCCCGTCGTCGCACTGCTCCATCACTTCGAGCACGCCGTTACCACAGGTATGTGGCAGCGGGGTTGCCGTCGGCGTGCGGGTCGGCCGTGGTGTGCGGGTGTTGGTCGGAACTCGTGTGGCCGTGCGCGTCGGGGTCGCCGTCGCGGTCGTAGCTGGCGTTGCGGTTGGGGTCTGCGTCGGCGTGCTGGTTGGTGTCACCGTCGGCGTCTGCGTTGCGGTCGCGGTCGGGGTCTGGGTCTGGGTCGGCGTGCTGGTTGGCGTCGCCGTCGCCGTGCTGGTTGGTGTCGCCGTTGGTGTCTGCGTTGCGGTCGCGGTCGAGGTCTGGGTCGGCGTGCTGGTTGGCGTCGCCGTCGCCGTGCTGGTTGGTGTCGCCGTTGGTGTCTGCGTTGCGGTCGCGGTCGGGGTCTGCGTCGGCGTGCTGGTTGGCGTCGCCGTCGCCGTGCTGGTTGGTGTCGCCGTTGGTGTCTGCGTTGCGGTCGCGGTCGGGGTCTGCGTCGGCGTGCTGGTTGGCGTTGCCGTCGCCGGGCCATACTTAGTCACGAAGGCATCGGTAAGACCGGCGCCATACGTTGTCTGGAAGACTCCTGCCGTACTCGGAAAGTTCGTCGACGCGGTCTTCCCCGTGACGTAGATGTTACAGTTGGCGGAGCACCCGGGGTCCAGCGCGATGCGGCGCCCGTTGTCATCTGCCGAACCGCCCAGGTAGGTCCCAAACAGGAGGCCGCTCGTCCCGGTCGAGAGGTCCAGCTCAGCGACGAAGGTGTCGACGCCGCCCGCGTTCGTCGACTGGACGGCGGCGGCAGTGGGAAAGTTGGTCGAGTCGGTCACGCCGGTGACGTAGACGCGGCCAGCCGAGTCGACGGCGATGCCCGTGCCGACATCCGAGCCGGTGCCGCCAAGATAGGAGGAGTAGGTGAGCGAAGCGGCGCCCGAGAGGGTCACGTCTAGCCGTGCGACGAAAGCGTCGTTGACGCCCCCGGCGTGGACGGGTTGGAAGGGGTTAAAGATAGGGAAGTTGGTGGCCGTGGTATACCCGACGATGTAGGCCACCGTCCCGCTGACGGCGATATCCTGGCCGAGGCTCGCTCCGGTCGAGCCGCCGAGGTAGGTCGAGTACAGGACGACGGTGCCGATGGAGTTGAGCTCCGTCAGGTAGGCGGAGATTCCGAAGCCACAGCCGAAACCGCCGCCGCTGTTCGTGCTCTGGTACGCGCTTGCCGTCACCGGCCAGTTGCTCGAATCCGTCCTGCCGCTGACGTACGCGTTGCCAACGCTGTCCACGCTGAGGCCACCCGGCCGATCGAGGCAGTTTCCGCCGAGGTAGGTGGCGTAGACGCGGGAGGCCGCGCCCGACAGGGTCGTGTCGAACTTCGCCACGAAAGTATCCTCAACATCGGCCTGGTGGCTGGTCTGAAACGCGCCGGGGCTGAAAGGCAGATCGGTGGACGTCGTTATACCATTGATGAACGCGCCCCCCGCGCCATCGATGGCGATCGTTATCGGGTTGTCGGCGCCACTGCCGCCGAAGTACGTGGAGTAGAGGAGGGTGCTGCCGGCGGGGTTGAGCTTTACAACGAACGCGTCATTGCTCCCGGACCAGGTCGAGCTGAAGGCACTGGCAGTTGTCGGGAAGTTCGACGAGGCGGTGAGGCCGGTCACATAGGCGTTGTATGAAGCGTCGACACGGATGGCCGTTCCGAAGTCATTTCCGCTCCCGCCAAGATACGTAGAGTACAGGAGCACCGACCCGGTCGGGTTCAATTTCGTCACGAAGGCGTCCTGACCGCCAGCGTTAGACGTCTGAGGTACCCCCGCCGTGGTCGGAAAGTTGGTCGAGCTGGTTAGCCCCGCCACATAGGCATTGCCGAGCGAGTCGACTGCGATATCCCACCCTTCGTCCGCGGCGGTACCGCCCAGGAAGGTCGAATAGAGGAGCACCGGGTCGATGACCAGCGGTTGCGAGCGGTCGTAGTTGCCGATGGCGAAGGCGACCTGGTCGCCGTCGCGCAGCACGTAACGGCCCACGACGCCGCGGTGGGCACCGTCGATCTCCTGATAGACCAGGGGAGGCGACATATGCACCTCGCCGCCGGAGAGGTGGAGGACGAGAGCCCCGTCGGCGCCGACCGCCATCTGGTCAGCACCGACGAAGGTGAGAATGATCGATCCGGGATCAGCCCCGGGCGCGACGACAAAGTCGTGCTCGACCTGGCGTTGATTGCCGTAGTAGATGAGATCGATCCCCGGATACACCTCGTGGTAGCGCACCTTGGCATAAGAGGGAACGTTGCTGCGCCACTGTGCCGGATCGTTGCCCAGCAGGTAGTTCACCTTCCCGGGCAGCTCCGTCTGGCCCGCCACCTGCGGCTGGGGGTTGGCACCAACAAGCTGCATGCGCAGCACGTCCCCATCGGTGGTGTTGTATTCCCCTTCTGAGCCGCTCGTCACCCCGGTGGGCTTATGCAGGGCCAGCACCGCCTCGTTGGCGGTCAGAAAGAGTGCGTAGCCGCGGCCCCGCGCCAGGAAGCTGACTTGGGCATCGGTCTGGCCCTGGTTGGCCTCGAAGCTGAGCGGCAGTTTGCCGTAGGCTTCCATGACTGAGGTTCGGCCGCTCGGCTCGGCCTGGGTCATCGCCGCCGAGATCGCCGGCCCCCACAAAAGGAGAACGAGGGTGGCCAGGATGAGGGCTGTCGCCCTCGCGAAAGCGACCAGGGGCTTGCGCACGCAACAACGATCGCTCGTTGCGCGCGATCCGTACATCAAGACCCGCGGCTGCGCGACATTACGATGTCCGTTGTTTCCATGTTGGCCGTACGTCATGGCGCCCTCCGAATCCGTCTGCGCGCCGAAGCTGCTGGCCTGGCGCGAGTCGTATATGGCGCCAGTGATACGCTAACTCAACCGTCGCCGCTTGAGGGATTGCTGAGGATTTGGTGAGGAAAGCGTGGGCGTGTATGGTAAAAACTCAGAAGGGAGAGGGAGCGTTCGGTGATCCACGCCTTCGCGGACTTTGAATTGGACGCTGACCTGTATCAGCTCCGGCGCGGCGGCCAGCCGGTCAAGCTGGAACCCAAGGTCTTCAATGTCCTCGCTCACCTGATCACCTACCGCGACCGCCTGGTTACAAAGCAGGAGTTGTTCGAGCGACTGTGGCCCGGCGAATTCGTCAGCGATTCGGCGTTGACCTACTGCATCAAGGCCGCGCGCAAGGCGATTGGCGATGACGGTACCGAGCAGCGCGTGATCGCAACCGTTCACCGCCGCGGCTACCGCTTTATCGCACCCGTAATCGAGCGCACCTCGCCGACCTGCCCGTCAAACTCATCATCACCCAGCGAGCGCGGAGCAGCGGTCGCCGCGACAGACAGCCCGTTCATCGGCCGAGCGCAGGTGATGGCCACGTTGCAGCGCGCCCTCGCAACCGCTGCCGGCGGCCGCGGCCAACTCCTCATGCTGGCCGGCGAGCCGGGGATCGGAAAGACGCGTACGGCGGACGAGCTCGCTCATCTGGCCCGCACGCGCGGCATGCGCGTACTCGTCGGCCGCTGTTACGAGGGCGAGGGCGCACCGCCCTTCTGGCCATGGGCCCAGATTCTGCGCGCGCACCTCCTTCAGCTCCAGCCAGCAACGCTGCCGACGGTCCTCGGTCACAGCGCCGAAGACCTCGCGCAACTCGTGCCGGAACTTGCCGAGCGCTTGCCTGGCCTTGCCCGCAAGTCGCCACGCGACGACTCAGCGCACGCCCGCTTTCAGTTATTCGAAAGTGTGAACAGCTTTCTTGCCGCCGCCAGTCGCGGCCAACCGCTGGCGCTCATCCTCGATGACCTCCATTGGGCCGACAAGCCGTCACTACTACTGCTGCAGTTCATCGCGCGAGCGATCTCTGACGCCCGCGTGCTGATTCTGGCCACCTATCGCGATACGGACGTGCGGCCGCAGCATCCGCTCGCCCATGCCTTGGGGGATCTGGTACGCGCGCCGAACAGTCAACGCATCCAACTCGACGGCTTGGAAGTCGACGACGTCGCGTCCTTCCTCGAGCAGGCGCTCGGTCACAAACCGCCGGTGTCGCTGATCACCGCTGTCCATCAAGAGACCGAAGGCAACCCGTTTTTCGTCACCGAGGTGGTCCGACTCCTGACCCGCAACGGACAGGTCGAGCGACTGGCGACCGACACGATCGTCCTCGCGGTGCCACCAACCGTCCGGGAAGCGATCACTCGCCGCCTGGCGCCACTTTCGTCCGAGTGCAATCGCCTATTGATGGCGGCCTCGGTCATTGGCCGTCAGTTCGCAGTCGCCACATTGAGCCAAGCATTGCAGCCGCTGCGGTCGCGCATGAAGGAGTCAGCAGAACCGCGGACCGCGGTGCTGGATCTCCTCGATGAAGCGCGGGCGGCGCGCATCATCGATGCGGTCGGACAGTCGGCTGGCGGCTATCGCTTCGTGCACGCCCTCATTCGTGAGACGCTCTACGACACGCTGAGCACCGCCGACCGAGTCAGCCTGCACCGGCGTGTGGGTGAATCGTTGGAACAGACCCACGACCGCGAACGCGGCGGCCACCTGACCGAGTTGGCGCACCACTTTGCGCAGGCCGCCATGGGCGGCGATGCGCGCAAAGGCGTGACCTACTCAATCCGTGCGGCTGAGTACGCGGCCAGTCAGTTGGCGTACGAGGAGGCGGCCACGCAATACGAACGCGCCTTGCAGCTCAGCGCGCTCGGTGACGAAGTCAGCGGCCAGCGCGGGGAGCTCTTGCTCGCGCTTGGTCACCACCAATGGCGCGCCGGCGACTTCGCCCGGGCTCGCGCAACTTTCTACGCAGCCGCCGTGGCGGCGCGCGCCGATCGCGCGCCTGAGCGCTTTGCGCGCGCCGCGCTCGGCTACGGTGGCGGCTTCCGCGGGTTCACGCTCGGCGTGGTCGATCCGGTCCTGAGCGACCTTTTGGCGGAGGCGCTAACGCTGTTGCCCGACTGCGACAGCGCCCTGCGCGCGCAAGTTACGGCGCGGCAGGCGGTGGCGCTGTACGACATCCCCAATTCCCTGCCACAACGCGATGCGCTCAGCCGGGCCGCGGTAGACATGGCCCAGCGGATGGGAGATACCGCGTCGCATCTGGGCGCGCTCAGCTGCCGCCATTGGGCAATCTGGGGACCGGACAATCTCGACGATCGCGACGCGGTAGCCAATGCGATGGTAACCCTCGCAGAAGAAGTCGGCGATCACGAGATGGCGCTGCAAGCCCATCGCTTCCGCCTCATCGACGCCCTCGAGATCGGTGACATCGACCGCGTACATGTCGATCTCGCCGCCTGCGAAGCCATTACGACCCGGCTCCGACAGCCGTACTACATGTGGTACGTTCTCGCCTTTCGTGCGCTGCAAGCCTTTCTGGCCGGACGCTTCAGTGACAGCGAGCGTTTTTCGCAAGAAGCCTTGGCCGCTGGTCAACGCGCGGAGAGCCGGAACGTCAGTCAGATGTATGGCGCACAAACTCTCGCGTTGCGGCGCGAGCAGGGGCGCATCGCCGAGGTCGAGCCGATGCTGCAGGGTCTCGTCGCCCAGTTTCCGACCGTACCCTCGTGGCGCTGCGGCCTGGCGTATGTGTTGGTCGAGCTGGGCCGACTGGACGATGCTCGCATTCAGTTCGAAGTGGTCGCTGCCGACAACTTCGGCGTGATTCCACGCGATACGTTCTGGCTGGTGGCGATGAACGGGGTGAGCGATGTGTGCGTAGCGCTCGCCGACCGCGAGCGCGCAGACATCCTGTATCGCCTGCTGTTGCCCTACGAAGGACGCAACGCCGTCAACGTCGTCGGCACCTGCGTGAGTTCGATGGCGCGGAGTCTTGGGTGCCTCGCGGCCTTGGTTGGTCGGCTCGACGATGCGCGCCGGCATTTCGAGGCGGCGATAGCAATGGAAACACGGCTTGGTGCCGTACCGCTGCTTGCGCACACTCGCCACGACTACGGGAACGTATTGCTGCGCCAGGGCGCCGCCGCCGATCGCGACGAAGCGCGCCAGCTACTCGCCGCCGCCGTGCGCGACTTCGAGCAGCTCGGCATGCACAGCTTTGCGCGCCGCGCCGCTCAACTCTTGGCCCACGCTCAGCGGCCCACCGCGTCCGCCACCGCGAGCCGCAGCAAGGTCACCGCGCTGCGGCGCCGGTGACGCTCGACGCCGCGTTCCCATCTCAGCGTCCTTGCCTCATGCGGGCGCTCTACGGCGTGCAGACCAACGTGAGACCATCGAGATCGATCATAACGGGGATCGGGGACGTGTCCTGCGCCCGCGTGATCGTGCGCAACTGCACGCGCCCAAGGAACTGACGCGTCCCGACGGTGCGCAACGGCACCCGGATCGCGAACGCGTCCGTGCACACGTTGGTGCGGTTCGAGTCGATCGGCAGCGACATCGTGGCACCCGTGTTCGGGTCGCGGAACTGCTGCAGCGCTTGGTAGAGGCTCGTGTAGTTCATTGGGTCACGGCTCATGATCGGCAACACGATGTCGATGCCACCGAAGCGCACGTCGACTCCAGCCCGCACGCCTTGCGGTGTACAACTCGAGAGCTGCGGGTCGAGGTTGTTCACGCAGACCGCAACGCGGAACTCGCAGGCCAACGGATCGCCGCCCAGATCACAGGTGGCATCGCCGTTGTGGCAGGTTTGAGTGTTGTTGAGCCGCCCGCGGCGATCGAGCCGCGGCGTGTTGTTCGGATTGACCACGGTCCACTCCAACTGACAGGCGCGCTTGTCGGTACTGGCCGCGACGTTGCCGGGGATCAACTCGTAGCGGCAGTTCGCCGCGCAGCCATCACCGCTGACCGCATTGCCGTCGTCGCACTGCTCGCCCGGCACCAGTGTTCCGTTGCCGCACACGGTGCAGGCGTTGGTGCAACCATCGGAATCGTTGCGATTGCCGTCGTCGCACTGCTCGGGCGCCGTCACTACTCCGTTGCCGCAAGCGCGGCAATCGTTCGTGCAGCCGTCCGCTGGATTCGCGTTGCCGTCGTCGCACTCCTCGCCTGCGGTGACCCGGCCGTTGCCGCAGCGGGTGATCGTGCAATTGAAGTCGCATCCGTCGCCATCAATGAGATTGCCGTCGTCGCATTCTTCACTTCCGTTCAGGACACCGTTGCCGCAAAGCGGCGGGCGCGTAGATGTGGGCGTCGGCATCGTTGTGATGGTTGGCGTCGGCAATGCTGTGGTCATGGTTGGCGCCGGAGATTGCGATGGCGTGCTGGTGGGCGCTGTGGCGGAGGGCGTGGGGGATGCACTGTCGCCACCTTGATACCGAACCAGGATGCAATGAGCATCAGGATTGCAGCCACCCACGCAGGGACCGTTGCGATCCACGGATCCGACTTCGACAATCCGCCCATCGGGCTGTAACACCAGTGGCCCGACATTACTTGCGGCGAAATGATTCATCACCACGCCGCCGGACCCAAAGCTTGGGTCGAGCGAGCCATCGGGATTGTAGCGAGCCAGCGCGACATCGCGTATCGGGGCGGCTCCCATATAGCCCACGACGGCGTACCCAACGACGACCAATTTCCCATTGGGTTGTAGAGTGAGGTCCGCCGTACCCGCCTCGATTGCCGGCGGGCCAGCGATGACAACCCCACCTGCTCCGAATGTAGTATCCGGGCTGCCGTCGCCGTTATATCGGACGATGGCGAACTTCCCGTTCGCGCCAAACCCATTGACAACATCGAAGGTTGAACCCGCTACAACGATCCTTCCGTCAGGTTGAACCACAACCGCCGATGGAAAGGTGTCATCGTGAACGCTGGTGGTCACAATGCCACCGGTGCCAAAGGCCGGATCAAGATTCCCATCGGGCATGAAGCGCACTACCGCGATATGGCTACGGGCGGGAGCGTCGAACGGCCCCGCCGCAACGATCTTCCCGTCGCTTTGCACAGCGAGCGCTTCCACATGCGCCTCCCTGCCTGCGCTGGCCCCCGGGATGTTGATGGTCACGACACCTCCCATCCCGAACGTTGGGTCGAGGCTGCCGTTCGAGTCATACCGCATCACGAGAAATTGGTTGTGCCCTACCGGATCGATTGTTTTACCACCACCCACAACGATCTTCCCATCGGCTTGCAGAACCAAGTCCGTTGCGATTGCCCCAGCGTCTGCAAAGCGGGTTGTGACAACCCCGTTGACCCCGAATGCAGAGTCGAGTGCTCCGTCCGTATCGTATCGAAGCAGCAGCACCCCGAAGCCACCTGGGTCAAGCTCGGAGGTGCCTACTCCAACGATCTTGCCTGCCGGCTCTACAGCCACCGCGTTTACACCGTCGGCGAAACCACCGACCGACGTGGTCACAACTCCAAGTGCTCCAAAACTTGGGTCTAGCGTTCCATCACTTCGGTATCGAACCATTGCGACATCACCCCGACTACCATTTGCCATCAACACTCTTGCAGATCCGGCCGTTACTAGTCGCCCGTCTGGGGCAAGGGCCACAGCTGCACAAGCCGCCAGTTCGTTGGTGGTCACCTCTATCGTCACCACACCCCCAGAGCCAAACGTCGGATCGAGGTCTCCTGGCGCAGCCCAAGTCGGCGCGGCAGGCACAAGCCCGCTCAGCAGCACCAAGCCGATTGAACCTGATAGGTTTCTCTTTAGTAGAGTTCGCGTCATGATCGCCTCCCTTGCCTTCACGGCAACCCTACGAACCGGCGTAGCCCAGGCCTGCCGCATCACGCCGCGCGGATTTCGAATCGACGACCCGTCTCATTGCACTATTCCTCCATGCTCGATCGCCCGTCTCCGATACGAAGAACGCCACGAACCAGAGGAACATCTCCCAGCGGTGACCTACGGGTTGCAGACCAGGGTCAACGTATCCACATCCGTTTGACTGATCGGAGAGGTAAACAGCGACCGGGACACCATCACCAGACGCAGTCGGCCAGCAACGACTCGAGTCGTGCCGTGCATGGCGACCCGAATCGGAAACACATCAGTGCAGACTCCCACTTGGCTCGACTCGACTGGCAGCGCGACGCTCGCCCCATCGCTCGGATCGCGCAACCCCTGGAGCGCCTGCAACAGGCTATTGTAGTTGGCGTCGTGCGTGTTCGGCGCCACGATGTCGATCCCGCCCGCTCGTGTGTCCAGTCCACCCCGTACCCCTTGCTGCAAACAACTGGACAACTGTGTGTCCGCGTTGTTGACGCAGGCCGCCACGTGAAACTCACAGGTCTTGTTGCTTGTACTCAGATCGAAGTCGCAGGTCGGGTCGTTGTTTCGACAGGTCTGCACGCGGTTGAGTCGGCCGCCGCTATCCAGCCGTGGTGAGTTGTTCGGATTCACCACCGAGAACTCGAACAAACAGGCGCGCGCGTTCGTCACCGCCGAACCGGCGGCGTTTCCGGGAATCAATTCATAGCGGCAGCTCGCATTGCAGCCATCGCCGTTGATCGTGTTGCCATCGTCGCACTGCTCGCCGGGCTGGACAATGCCGTTGCCACACGGAGCGGGGGTAGCAGTGCTGATCGTCGGAGTGGGCGTTGCCGTGGCGACCCCATCTGTAGGTGTAGGCGTGCTTCCCTGAGTGGCTGTACGAGTCGAAGTATTGAACGTCGTGGGGGTCGTAGTGCTGATCGCAGGAGTGGACGTCGGGGTGACGATCCCACCAGTAGGCGTACTTCCCTGAGTGACTGTACGAGTTGGCGTGTTGAAGAGAAGACTCTGCGAGGCAGCCTCTGTCGATAGACCATACGGGGGTGAGTCGATTGTGAAACCTGCGGCCGCTACCCCATAGCTACTACCCATTTGGCTGGCCACGAACACGATCAGCTCGCACGTGGACGCGCTGGTGCAGTCGCCCCGCAGAGCGAAGCCACCCGGGTCCGCGCCAAAATGAACCGGGACGTCGATCGCACCGAAGAGCATCGTCGGCCCGGTAACCGAGCAGGCCGGCATCGAAATCGAGCGAGAGATCGTTGGAACATCAACATCGACTGGCACGCGTGCATCGGATGTGGCCACGTCCACGAGCGCCGCATAGTTGACTCCCGCAATGCTGCCGCCTGCCGGCAGAGCCGCGCTCACCCGTCTGCCATCAGGCAACGTCAGCTCACCGGCCCCACCTTGTGCGCTTGTGTTGAGAGCAGCGCAGTTCATGAAGTTGTCGCTGAAGCCCGTGAGCACGGTGGTTCGAATCCTATCGGGCAGGAGACCGCCGCTACCGACGGAAAGAGCCGTGAGCTCAATCTCCCCGAACGACCCGAACTCTGCACAGTTGTAGGCGCCTCCCGAACTCATCGCGACACTCGTAACCTGCGTCAAGGCGCTGCTGGTGCTTATGATCATATAGACGTGATTGTCGTTTGACCTGCAACTCTCCACCGTAAGCGCCTCGGCCGACCCGGCCACTAAGAAAGCCAGGCCGATAGTCAGGCCAAGTATCCGCAAACCACGCTGCACCGTAGCCTGCGGCTGCTCGCCATGGTCCGAGAAGGAAGTCTGACCAACACCACTCGTGCTGCGCGATCCGAAACCGAAACGCGGCGAGCGGTGCCCCTCTCTCCGATTCCTAAGCTGGCCGGCGCAGTGCGCCGACCTCAATTGGGTTACGACCAGGTCGGCCGCTGCACCGCTTCAGCGGCGGACCGTTAGGAGTCCACCGATACCGGAACCGCGGTTAACGCCAGGACGTGCGTGCGTGCGTGCGTGGTGCGTGGTGCGTGCGTGGTGCGTGCGTGCGTGAAAGATTCGAGCCAATCATCGAGCCCCTCCTACAACTGTCACGGACAGCAGACCGAACGAACCGGACGGACAGATCAAACGCGGACGCATGTCGGCTAACATGATCTCTCACAGCAGGTCAAGAACAATCCCGCTGAGAGATGGCCACGCGACTCCGCTGCGGGACTCTCTGCCTGTGTCGCCGCAAGGGAGAACGTCCCGTGCACGACAGCCCTCTGCGCAACGCGACGGGCGGAAGACCCGTCCGCTCGCGAACGACTCACGCTGCCCTGGCGCGCCCTCCACCCTATCGCGGCGCCGTCATGTTGCGCGACTCTCGATTGCCTCTCCTCGCAGCGCGCGCTAGCCTGTCCACGATGTCGCAGCACGCCCAGACCATCCCGTCACCGCATCGCTTTACGCGAGACGAGTACCGTCGTATGGCGGAGGCGCTGCTCTTCCGGAACGAACGCGTCGAATTGCTCGATGGAGTGATCGTGACCATGAGCCCACAAGGAAGCCCTCATGCCGCTACTGTCCATCGGCTCCTTCGTGTTCTCCAACTCGCGGTCGGATCAGCGGCGACGGTTCGCGTGCAAGCACCGATCGTCCTCAATGATTGGAGTGAGCCGGAACCCGACATTGCCGTCTGCGACGCCGACTCGAATGACTACGCGCGCGAACACCCGCGCGCGGATCAAGTTCACCTCGTCGTGGAAGTCGCGGACACGTCACTCGCCTATGACCGTACGCAGAAAGCCGCGTCTTACGCCGCGAGCGGCATTCCCGAGTACTGGGTCGTCGACCTCGCTGCGCGACAGGTCGATGTGTTCAACGCGCCAGACGCCATCGCCGGACGATACACCAGGCATACCGTCGTTG is a window encoding:
- a CDS encoding DUF4215 domain-containing protein, giving the protein MIISTSSALTQVTSVAMSSGGAYNCAEFGSFGEIELTALSVGSGGLLPDRIRTTVLTGFSDNFMNCAALNTSAQGGAGELTLPDGRRVSAALPAGGSIAGVNYAALVDVATSDARVPVDVDVPTISRSISMPACSVTGPTMLFGAIDVPVHFGADPGGFALRGDCTSASTCELIVFVASQMGSSYGVAAAGFTIDSPPYGLSTEAASQSLLFNTPTRTVTQGSTPTGGIVTPTSTPAISTTTPTTFNTSTRTATQGSTPTPTDGVATATPTPTISTATPAPCGNGIVQPGEQCDDGNTINGDGCNASCRYELIPGNAAGSAVTNARACLFEFSVVNPNNSPRLDSGGRLNRVQTCRNNDPTCDFDLSTSNKTCEFHVAACVNNADTQLSSCLQQGVRGGLDTRAGGIDIVAPNTHDANYNSLLQALQGLRDPSDGASVALPVESSQVGVCTDVFPIRVAMHGTTRVVAGRLRLVMVSRSLFTSPISQTDVDTLTLVCNP
- a CDS encoding AAA family ATPase; amino-acid sequence: MIHAFADFELDADLYQLRRGGQPVKLEPKVFNVLAHLITYRDRLVTKQELFERLWPGEFVSDSALTYCIKAARKAIGDDGTEQRVIATVHRRGYRFIAPVIERTSPTCPSNSSSPSERGAAVAATDSPFIGRAQVMATLQRALATAAGGRGQLLMLAGEPGIGKTRTADELAHLARTRGMRVLVGRCYEGEGAPPFWPWAQILRAHLLQLQPATLPTVLGHSAEDLAQLVPELAERLPGLARKSPRDDSAHARFQLFESVNSFLAAASRGQPLALILDDLHWADKPSLLLLQFIARAISDARVLILATYRDTDVRPQHPLAHALGDLVRAPNSQRIQLDGLEVDDVASFLEQALGHKPPVSLITAVHQETEGNPFFVTEVVRLLTRNGQVERLATDTIVLAVPPTVREAITRRLAPLSSECNRLLMAASVIGRQFAVATLSQALQPLRSRMKESAEPRTAVLDLLDEARAARIIDAVGQSAGGYRFVHALIRETLYDTLSTADRVSLHRRVGESLEQTHDRERGGHLTELAHHFAQAAMGGDARKGVTYSIRAAEYAASQLAYEEAATQYERALQLSALGDEVSGQRGELLLALGHHQWRAGDFARARATFYAAAVAARADRAPERFARAALGYGGGFRGFTLGVVDPVLSDLLAEALTLLPDCDSALRAQVTARQAVALYDIPNSLPQRDALSRAAVDMAQRMGDTASHLGALSCRHWAIWGPDNLDDRDAVANAMVTLAEEVGDHEMALQAHRFRLIDALEIGDIDRVHVDLAACEAITTRLRQPYYMWYVLAFRALQAFLAGRFSDSERFSQEALAAGQRAESRNVSQMYGAQTLALRREQGRIAEVEPMLQGLVAQFPTVPSWRCGLAYVLVELGRLDDARIQFEVVAADNFGVIPRDTFWLVAMNGVSDVCVALADRERADILYRLLLPYEGRNAVNVVGTCVSSMARSLGCLAALVGRLDDARRHFEAAIAMETRLGAVPLLAHTRHDYGNVLLRQGAAADRDEARQLLAAAVRDFEQLGMHSFARRAAQLLAHAQRPTASATASRSKVTALRRR
- a CDS encoding DUF4215 domain-containing protein encodes the protein MTRTLLKRNLSGSIGLVLLSGLVPAAPTWAAPGDLDPTFGSGGVVTIEVTTNELAACAAVALAPDGRLVTAGSARVLMANGSRGDVAMVRYRSDGTLDPSFGALGVVTTSVGGFADGVNAVAVEPAGKIVGVGTSELDPGGFGVLLLRYDTDGALDSAFGVNGVVTTRFADAGAIATDLVLQADGKIVVGGGKTIDPVGHNQFLVMRYDSNGSLDPTFGMGGVVTINIPGASAGREAHVEALAVQSDGKIVAAGPFDAPARSHIAVVRFMPDGNLDPAFGTGGIVTTSVHDDTFPSAVVVQPDGRIVVAGSTFDVVNGFGANGKFAIVRYNGDGSPDTTFGAGGVVIAGPPAIEAGTADLTLQPNGKLVVVGYAVVGYMGAAPIRDVALARYNPDGSLDPSFGSGGVVMNHFAASNVGPLVLQPDGRIVEVGSVDRNGPCVGGCNPDAHCILVRYQGGDSASPTPSATAPTSTPSQSPAPTMTTALPTPTITTMPTPTSTRPPLCGNGVLNGSEECDDGNLIDGDGCDFNCTITRCGNGRVTAGEECDDGNANPADGCTNDCRACGNGVVTAPEQCDDGNRNDSDGCTNACTVCGNGTLVPGEQCDDGNAVSGDGCAANCRYELIPGNVAASTDKRACQLEWTVVNPNNTPRLDRRGRLNNTQTCHNGDATCDLGGDPLACEFRVAVCVNNLDPQLSSCTPQGVRAGVDVRFGGIDIVLPIMSRDPMNYTSLYQALQQFRDPNTGATMSLPIDSNRTNVCTDAFAIRVPLRTVGTRQFLGRVQLRTITRAQDTSPIPVMIDLDGLTLVCTP
- a CDS encoding SBBP repeat-containing protein, which gives rise to MRKPLVAFARATALILATLVLLLWGPAISAAMTQAEPSGRTSVMEAYGKLPLSFEANQGQTDAQVSFLARGRGYALFLTANEAVLALHKPTGVTSGSEGEYNTTDGDVLRMQLVGANPQPQVAGQTELPGKVNYLLGNDPAQWRSNVPSYAKVRYHEVYPGIDLIYYGNQRQVEHDFVVAPGADPGSIILTFVGADQMAVGADGALVLHLSGGEVHMSPPLVYQEIDGAHRGVVGRYVLRDGDQVAFAIGNYDRSQPLVIDPVLLYSTFLGGTAADEGWDIAVDSLGNAYVAGLTSSTNFPTTAGVPQTSNAGGQDAFVTKLNPTGSVLLYSTYLGGSGNDFGTAIRVDASYNAYVTGLTASSNFPTTASAFSSTWSGSNDAFVVKLNPAGSTLLYSTYFGGSGADNPITIAIDGAGGAFINGITTSTDLPFSPGAFQTSHQADVEDTFVAKFDTTLSGAASRVYATYLGGNCLDRPGGLSVDSVGNAYVSGRTDSSNWPVTASAYQSTNSGGGFGCGFGISAYLTELNSIGTVVLYSTYLGGSTGASLGQDIAVSGTVAYIVGYTTATNFPIFNPFQPVHAGGVNDAFVARLDVTLSGAASLTYSSYLGGTGSDVGTGIAVDSAGRVYVTGVTDSTNFPTAAAVQSTNAGGVDTFVAELDLSTGTSGLLFGTYLGGSADDNGRRIALDPGCSANCNIYVTGKTASTNFPSTAGVFQTTYGAGLTDAFVTKYGPATATPTSTPTQTPTATATQTPTATPTSTATATPTSTPTQTPTATATQTPTATPTSTATATPTSTPTQTSTATATQTPTATPTSTATATPTSTPTQTQTPTATATQTPTVTPTSTPTQTPTATPATTATATPTRTATRVPTNTRTPRPTRTPTATPLPHTCGNGVLEVMEQCDDGNLTNGDGCSSTCTYELIPGNAAASTDKVACLLEWAVVNPGNMPRLDPRGRLNSTQSCKNNDATCDHGSDPAACEFRVAVCVNNLDPQLSMCTPQGVRAGVETTFGGIDIVLPFASRDPANYTSLFQALQQFRDPKTGATMPLPIESTETNVCTDAFAIRVPLRTIGTRQFLGRILVRTITRAQDTAPIPFMRDLDGLTLVCKP